One segment of Pontibacter akesuensis DNA contains the following:
- a CDS encoding glycoside hydrolase family 25 protein yields the protein MAARTKQPVDEWPIPKPKLPPRKMKPPVPKAPAPVKRKPSAKKPRRKKGQQPPRRFWIGLALLLAIIALVFYVEYFVEKPAPVWPEGHTVYGVDVSHYQKEVDWQQVRENQIAFAFVKATEGVSLKDKHFQRNWAGADSAGIIRGAYHFYLPYLDPEQQANNFLATVKISSGDLPPVLDIEVRGRKSAAQLRKDLKVWLDVVENAYGVRPIIYTGYSFYIDYLAGHFDSYPLWIAHYDVPKLKIEKSTTRKLHFWQYTDIGEVGGVEGRVDCNVFYGSMRDLREMCVK from the coding sequence ATGGCTGCACGCACAAAGCAACCGGTGGATGAATGGCCCATCCCCAAGCCTAAATTGCCCCCCAGAAAGATGAAACCGCCTGTTCCGAAGGCGCCTGCACCGGTAAAGCGAAAACCATCCGCAAAAAAGCCACGCAGGAAGAAAGGCCAGCAGCCGCCCCGTCGCTTCTGGATTGGCTTGGCTTTGCTGCTTGCCATCATTGCCCTGGTTTTTTATGTGGAGTATTTCGTGGAGAAACCGGCACCTGTTTGGCCGGAGGGACACACGGTGTACGGCGTGGATGTGAGCCATTACCAGAAAGAGGTAGACTGGCAGCAAGTGCGCGAAAACCAGATCGCCTTCGCTTTTGTGAAAGCCACCGAGGGTGTTTCGTTGAAAGACAAGCACTTCCAGCGGAACTGGGCAGGAGCCGACTCGGCGGGCATTATCCGGGGAGCCTATCATTTCTACCTGCCTTACCTCGATCCGGAACAACAGGCGAACAACTTCCTGGCTACTGTAAAGATCTCGTCCGGCGATCTGCCGCCCGTGCTGGACATTGAAGTGCGTGGCCGGAAATCAGCTGCGCAACTGCGCAAGGATTTAAAAGTATGGCTTGATGTGGTGGAGAACGCCTACGGCGTCAGGCCTATCATTTATACCGGGTACAGCTTCTATATCGATTACCTGGCCGGGCATTTTGACAGTTATCCACTCTGGATTGCCCATTACGATGTGCCGAAATTAAAAATAGAGAAAAGCACCACCCGCAAACTGCACTTCTGGCAGTACACCGACATTGGCGAGGTAGGAGGCGTAGAAGGCAGGGTGGACTGCAACGTTTTCTACGGCAGCATGCGCGACCTGCGGGAAATGTGTGTAAAATAA
- a CDS encoding AEC family transporter, with the protein MGVAAKLRQSQKNLMGSFILLFGCLGLGVLLQRFRDFPPNSALVLNQFIIYISLPALALYFIPEVTLDSSVLLPVGLAWICFAGAALFFWSLGKSFGWSKKLIGCLILTGGLGNTSFIGFPVMEALYGKEGLRTAILIDQPGSFMVLSTLGIALAAALSKGNADAGVIARKILRFPPFLVFMLALGLNILDLHFSDDLKEVFQRLGSTVSPLALVSVGLQLRLERRSKHWGFLALGLTYQLMLAPLLILVIYVWGLHVRGTLAQVCVMEAAMAPMITASIVAASYGLKPRLANMMIGFGIPLSFITLTFWYWVVQGI; encoded by the coding sequence TTGGGTGTTGCGGCTAAGCTGCGGCAGTCACAGAAGAACCTGATGGGCAGTTTTATACTTTTATTTGGATGCCTGGGGCTGGGAGTGCTGCTGCAGCGCTTCAGGGATTTCCCCCCGAACTCGGCGCTGGTCCTGAACCAGTTCATTATCTACATTTCGCTGCCTGCACTGGCTCTGTACTTCATCCCGGAAGTGACGCTGGACAGTTCGGTGCTGTTACCGGTGGGGCTGGCCTGGATATGCTTTGCCGGTGCAGCCTTGTTTTTCTGGAGCCTCGGGAAATCCTTCGGCTGGTCTAAAAAGCTGATCGGTTGCCTTATACTTACCGGCGGCCTGGGTAATACTTCCTTTATCGGCTTTCCGGTAATGGAAGCGCTTTATGGCAAAGAGGGGCTAAGGACAGCCATTCTCATCGATCAGCCGGGATCTTTTATGGTGCTTTCCACGCTGGGCATTGCCCTGGCTGCGGCGCTATCAAAAGGGAATGCCGACGCGGGTGTGATTGCCCGCAAGATACTACGCTTCCCACCTTTTCTGGTGTTCATGCTGGCGCTCGGCCTTAACATACTGGATCTCCACTTTTCGGATGATCTGAAAGAGGTATTTCAGCGCCTGGGCAGTACCGTTTCACCTCTGGCCCTGGTGTCGGTGGGGCTACAACTACGGCTGGAGCGGCGCAGCAAGCATTGGGGGTTCCTGGCGCTCGGCCTGACTTACCAACTGATGCTGGCACCGCTGCTCATACTTGTCATTTATGTGTGGGGACTGCATGTGCGCGGCACACTGGCACAAGTATGTGTGATGGAAGCTGCCATGGCTCCCATGATTACGGCCAGCATCGTGGCCGCCTCCTATGGCTTAAAACCCCGCCTGGCCAACATGATGATCGGCTTCGGGATCCCGCTCTCCTTCATCACCCTGACTTTCTGGTATTGGGTGGTGCAGGGGATATGA
- a CDS encoding DoxX family membrane protein produces MRNAALSYLLARLPIGMSMLGHGIVRLPKLNEFSEGMAANFNNTWLPQASVEVFAYFLPYLELNIGLLLLLGLFTRAASVVGVLLMVVLIFGSSLQENWSGVAIQMFYGLYFALLLAFEHKYNRYSIDNGIRGRRSRKKNAAAATS; encoded by the coding sequence ATGAGAAACGCAGCTTTAAGTTACCTTCTTGCCCGCCTGCCCATTGGCATGAGCATGCTCGGCCACGGCATAGTGCGCCTGCCCAAACTAAATGAATTCAGCGAGGGCATGGCCGCTAACTTCAACAATACCTGGCTGCCACAGGCATCGGTGGAGGTGTTTGCCTATTTCCTTCCCTACCTGGAGCTGAACATCGGGCTTTTGCTTTTGCTGGGGCTGTTTACCCGCGCCGCATCAGTGGTGGGAGTCTTGCTGATGGTGGTGCTGATCTTTGGCTCCAGTCTGCAGGAAAACTGGAGCGGCGTAGCCATCCAAATGTTCTATGGCTTATACTTCGCCCTGCTGCTTGCCTTTGAGCACAAGTATAACCGCTACTCCATCGACAACGGCATCCGGGGCCGCCGCAGCCGGAAAAAGAATGCCGCCGCGGCAACTAGCTAA
- a CDS encoding aminopeptidase P family protein — protein MTYKERLAAIQSQMKGEGVSAYIIPSADPHISEYLPDRYKCIEFASGFTGSAGTLVITQDFAGLWTDARYFVQANEQLAGTGFELVKLQAQGAPEYITWLADRLPEGATVAFDAKLISVGLAQQLESMLSPLGISLNSDRDYLDPIWLERPELPVAPAFLLAEDTVGESLQSKLERLRAALKKHRAEYHLISSLDDLAWLFNLRGSDVKCNPVVLSFALIGQEKAILFINTTKLSDEDQHRLVEAGVSLEAYDLVERAVAGVPGNSILIDPKRNCYALYKMLPKEVRVIQETNPTTHFKAVKNEVEVAHIRQTMIKDGVALTRFFKWLEENIGKEKITELSVAAKVREFREQQEGFVGESFDTIAGYKAHGALPHYRVTPESDAELQPDGLFLLDSGGQYTSGTTDITRVVSLGNLTEEEKTDYTLVLKGMIDGSTARYPKGSKGYQIDAISRKPLWDYARNYGHGTGHGVGFFLNVHEGPHVLNASPTAVDLELGMISSVEPGIYRNGKHGIRIENLVLTVQDETNEFGEFYTFEHLTMALIDTTPIKKDLLEPHQIKWLNDYHQQVIERLGPHLEEEELAWLKEKAKPI, from the coding sequence ATGACCTACAAAGAAAGACTAGCAGCCATTCAGAGCCAGATGAAAGGGGAGGGTGTGAGCGCCTACATTATTCCGTCGGCCGATCCACACATAAGCGAATACCTTCCAGACCGTTACAAATGCATTGAATTTGCCTCGGGCTTTACCGGTTCGGCTGGCACGCTGGTGATCACGCAGGACTTCGCCGGCCTCTGGACGGATGCCCGCTACTTTGTGCAGGCAAATGAACAATTGGCCGGTACCGGCTTTGAGCTGGTAAAACTACAGGCCCAGGGCGCACCGGAGTACATCACCTGGCTGGCAGACCGCCTGCCGGAGGGCGCCACGGTGGCGTTTGATGCGAAGCTGATCTCGGTGGGGCTGGCGCAGCAGCTGGAATCCATGCTTTCGCCGCTGGGTATCAGCCTGAACAGCGACCGCGATTACCTGGACCCGATCTGGCTGGAAAGGCCTGAACTCCCGGTAGCTCCTGCCTTTCTATTGGCAGAAGATACTGTGGGGGAGTCGCTGCAAAGCAAGCTGGAGCGGCTGCGTGCGGCTCTGAAAAAGCACAGAGCCGAGTACCACCTGATCTCTTCGTTAGATGACCTGGCCTGGCTCTTCAACCTGCGCGGTTCCGATGTGAAGTGCAACCCGGTGGTGCTAAGTTTCGCGCTCATTGGACAGGAGAAAGCCATTCTTTTCATCAACACCACCAAGCTTAGCGACGAAGACCAGCACCGCCTGGTAGAAGCAGGGGTGAGCCTGGAGGCATACGACCTGGTGGAGCGGGCTGTAGCCGGTGTACCGGGCAATAGCATTCTTATTGACCCGAAGCGCAACTGCTATGCCTTGTATAAAATGCTGCCAAAAGAGGTGCGCGTGATACAGGAGACCAACCCGACCACCCACTTTAAAGCCGTGAAAAACGAGGTGGAGGTGGCGCACATCCGCCAAACCATGATCAAAGACGGCGTGGCGCTGACGCGTTTCTTTAAGTGGCTGGAGGAGAACATCGGCAAAGAGAAAATTACAGAACTGTCTGTGGCTGCCAAGGTGCGCGAGTTCAGGGAACAACAGGAGGGATTTGTGGGCGAGAGCTTCGATACCATTGCCGGTTATAAAGCACATGGGGCCCTGCCGCATTACCGGGTAACACCCGAAAGCGACGCTGAACTGCAGCCAGATGGCCTGTTCCTGCTTGATTCAGGCGGTCAGTATACTTCCGGCACCACGGATATTACGCGTGTGGTTTCGCTGGGCAACCTGACCGAGGAGGAAAAAACAGACTATACCCTGGTGCTGAAAGGAATGATTGATGGCTCCACGGCCCGCTACCCGAAAGGCTCCAAAGGGTACCAGATCGATGCTATTTCGCGCAAGCCGCTTTGGGACTATGCCCGCAACTATGGCCACGGAACAGGGCATGGCGTAGGCTTCTTCCTCAATGTGCACGAGGGCCCGCACGTACTGAATGCCTCACCAACAGCAGTGGACCTGGAACTGGGGATGATTTCATCCGTGGAGCCGGGCATCTACCGCAACGGCAAGCACGGCATCCGCATCGAAAACCTGGTGCTCACAGTGCAGGACGAAACGAACGAGTTCGGTGAGTTTTATACGTTCGAGCACCTGACCATGGCGCTGATCGATACCACGCCGATAAAGAAGGATTTGCTGGAGCCACACCAAATTAAATGGCTGAACGATTACCACCAGCAGGTAATCGAACGACTCGGCCCGCACCTTGAGGAGGAGGAACTGGCCTGGTTAAAGGAAAAGGCGAAGCCCATCTAG
- a CDS encoding CopD family protein, translating to MSYLYVKALHIIFVVTWFAGLFYIVRLFIYYAEAAEKPEPERAILQKQFSLMQKRLWYGITWPSAILTLIFGTSIVIILNLYDPFPSWLIWKIAFVLGLYVYHFLCHAIFKQQQQGILKYNSTQLRIWNEVATLFLISIVFLVVLKSSLSMLWGIVGLILFSAILMLAIRIYKKVREGKS from the coding sequence ATGAGCTACCTTTACGTCAAGGCGCTGCACATCATTTTTGTGGTTACCTGGTTTGCAGGCCTATTTTATATTGTTCGCCTGTTTATTTACTATGCCGAAGCCGCTGAAAAGCCAGAGCCGGAGCGCGCTATACTTCAAAAGCAGTTTTCTTTGATGCAGAAACGCCTGTGGTACGGTATCACCTGGCCCTCCGCCATACTTACCCTGATCTTCGGCACCAGTATTGTCATCATCCTAAACCTATACGACCCGTTTCCAAGCTGGCTAATCTGGAAAATAGCGTTTGTGCTTGGCCTGTACGTGTACCACTTCCTGTGCCACGCCATCTTCAAACAGCAGCAGCAAGGCATCCTCAAGTATAATTCAACGCAGCTGCGCATCTGGAACGAAGTGGCCACCCTCTTCCTGATCAGCATTGTGTTCCTGGTGGTGTTGAAAAGCTCGCTAAGCATGCTCTGGGGTATTGTTGGCTTGATCTTGTTTTCTGCTATCTTAATGCTGGCCATCCGCATCTACAAAAAAGTAAGAGAGGGCAAAAGTTAG
- a CDS encoding glycosyltransferase, which yields MLDFATENKLSSPLIKAAPDTFRKDVQAIRFMIWLGLLTMVLFLYWFLDEDHIGYEPLYWLLTTALGFKLLRTLHEWYHYYAVSVPVKPNLRTAFTVDVLTTACPGEPHSMIINTLEAIQRIRYPHTTYLCDEGDDPVLKAACERLGVRHVTRTVKVNAKAGNINNALKQATGDICLILDPDHVPQPEFLDEVLPYFEDPEIGFVQVVQAYSNQKESLVAYGAAEQTYSFYGPMMMGMNSYGTVQAIGANCTFRRKALDSIGGHAAGLSEDMHTAMQLHAKGWKSTYVPKILTRGLVPATLSSYYKQQVKWARGTFELLFAVYPKLFRHFTFRQKIHYFSLPLYYLFGLFNLIDFLIPVLALLLAEFPWYVSLGEFLIMFTPFLCISLCIRHFAQRWYHEKNENGFHLFGGILRTGTWWVFLLGLIYSILRVKVPYIPTPKDDKPKNNFLLSMPNTMICALSIGAIMYSQKVYGHLYDNPYVQMMAGFALINVAIVGSIVIIGQERFMEWVRQNVLHASLLEPVFSPLRFGVWRTRHGFYYGIRSTALVLVVVSAMVSVSFVLFKQDWVDYWAKPASKVEQQVKQEPVYKRNLTLRIG from the coding sequence ATGTTAGACTTTGCGACCGAGAATAAGCTATCTTCTCCCCTTATAAAGGCAGCGCCGGACACTTTCAGAAAGGATGTGCAGGCGATACGGTTCATGATCTGGCTGGGCCTGCTAACCATGGTACTGTTTCTGTACTGGTTTCTGGATGAGGACCACATTGGCTACGAGCCGCTTTACTGGCTGCTGACCACGGCCCTGGGGTTTAAACTGCTGCGCACGCTGCACGAGTGGTACCACTACTATGCCGTTAGCGTTCCTGTTAAGCCGAATTTGCGCACCGCCTTTACCGTGGATGTGCTCACCACTGCGTGCCCCGGGGAGCCGCACAGCATGATCATCAATACACTGGAGGCCATACAGCGCATCAGGTACCCGCATACCACCTACCTCTGCGACGAAGGCGACGACCCGGTGCTGAAGGCTGCTTGTGAGCGCCTGGGTGTGCGCCATGTAACACGAACAGTGAAGGTAAACGCCAAGGCGGGCAACATCAACAATGCTTTGAAGCAAGCCACAGGCGATATCTGCCTTATACTTGACCCCGACCACGTACCACAGCCGGAGTTTCTCGATGAGGTGCTCCCTTACTTCGAAGACCCGGAGATTGGCTTTGTGCAGGTGGTGCAGGCGTACAGCAATCAAAAGGAGAGCCTGGTAGCCTATGGCGCCGCCGAGCAGACCTACAGCTTTTATGGCCCCATGATGATGGGCATGAACAGCTACGGCACCGTGCAAGCCATCGGCGCCAACTGCACCTTCCGCCGAAAAGCGCTCGACAGCATCGGAGGCCATGCGGCAGGCTTGTCGGAAGACATGCATACGGCCATGCAACTGCACGCCAAAGGCTGGAAATCAACCTACGTACCTAAGATACTGACCCGCGGACTCGTGCCGGCAACGCTATCCTCATACTACAAGCAACAGGTAAAATGGGCCCGTGGCACTTTTGAGCTGCTGTTTGCTGTCTACCCGAAGCTTTTCCGCCACTTTACCTTCCGCCAGAAGATTCACTATTTTTCCCTGCCGCTCTACTACCTGTTCGGCTTGTTTAACCTCATTGACTTCCTGATTCCGGTGCTGGCGCTGCTATTGGCTGAATTTCCGTGGTATGTGTCGCTGGGTGAGTTCCTGATCATGTTTACACCTTTTCTGTGCATTTCCCTCTGCATCCGCCATTTTGCGCAGCGTTGGTACCACGAGAAGAACGAAAACGGATTTCACCTGTTTGGGGGTATTCTGCGCACCGGCACCTGGTGGGTGTTTTTGCTGGGCTTGATTTATTCTATTCTGCGGGTAAAGGTGCCCTACATCCCCACGCCAAAAGACGACAAGCCGAAGAACAACTTCCTGCTGAGCATGCCCAACACCATGATTTGCGCGCTAAGTATAGGTGCCATCATGTACAGCCAGAAAGTATACGGACACCTGTACGATAACCCTTACGTGCAGATGATGGCGGGCTTTGCTTTGATTAACGTGGCGATTGTGGGTAGCATTGTGATTATTGGCCAGGAGCGGTTTATGGAATGGGTGCGGCAAAATGTGCTGCATGCCTCCCTGCTGGAGCCGGTGTTCAGCCCGCTGCGGTTTGGTGTGTGGCGCACCCGCCATGGCTTTTATTACGGCATCCGCAGCACTGCCCTAGTGCTGGTGGTGGTATCGGCGATGGTGTCTGTGTCCTTTGTGCTTTTTAAGCAGGATTGGGTGGATTACTGGGCCAAGCCAGCATCGAAGGTTGAACAGCAGGTAAAGCAGGAGCCGGTGTATAAGCGCAACCTAACCTTGCGCATCGGGTAA
- a CDS encoding T9SS type A sorting domain-containing protein, with protein MNFSSLLKPYLAALVLALPLASFAQRTPPAASETVKIEVPATMRNAPFNVDRFATVPPNFKLEVFARVSGVRFMATAPNGDLFVSMPWDGKVRGLHQRADGTIEEYDFATGLQRPHDIVFHKISNTQYVYIAEKNQINRYTYTNGDKQGQNREIVVANLPDETLSELKGTYGHVLKNIALDSKHNLYVSIASTCNACVEDTQSNPKRGAIYVYNADGSNRRLFAEGIRNAEGLDFVPGTDELWVTVNNRDNVAYPLKDATGNYGKVVQSYVDNNPPEAFTLVRDGGNYGWPFCNPDARQGKDNMPYINDVQLNPDNTVDCNGMTRISKGIQAHTAPLGLLFTQNTAMPQPYRNGALIALHGSWNRSKATGYKVIYFPWQNGKPGEQVDLVSGFLNSDSTEAYARPVDITVGPDGGLFISDDKAHVVYKLSYTGPLSSAAKAQLERAVKVYPVPAKGNIKLQVNGLKKPEVRFILTNAQSATVLDVTQQLSGGGNSIELQTEHLAPGVYFLSVVSENTRVVRRVVLQ; from the coding sequence ATGAATTTTTCATCTCTACTGAAACCATACCTGGCAGCGCTTGTCCTTGCCTTGCCGCTTGCTTCGTTTGCGCAGCGTACACCGCCTGCCGCCTCTGAAACAGTTAAAATCGAGGTGCCGGCAACGATGCGGAACGCTCCCTTCAACGTGGACCGTTTCGCGACAGTGCCGCCCAATTTTAAGCTGGAAGTATTCGCCCGGGTAAGTGGCGTGCGGTTTATGGCAACCGCCCCGAACGGCGACCTGTTTGTCTCGATGCCGTGGGATGGAAAAGTGCGGGGACTGCACCAAAGAGCAGATGGCACCATCGAAGAGTATGATTTCGCCACCGGGCTGCAGCGACCGCATGACATCGTGTTTCATAAGATAAGCAACACCCAGTATGTTTACATTGCCGAAAAGAACCAGATCAACCGCTATACTTACACCAACGGCGACAAGCAGGGGCAAAACCGGGAAATTGTGGTAGCCAACCTGCCTGATGAAACGCTCTCAGAATTGAAGGGCACCTATGGGCACGTACTCAAGAACATAGCCTTAGACAGCAAACATAACCTGTATGTATCGATTGCCTCTACCTGTAACGCCTGTGTGGAGGATACGCAGAGCAATCCGAAACGGGGCGCGATTTACGTGTACAACGCAGATGGCAGCAACCGTCGCTTGTTTGCCGAAGGCATCCGGAATGCCGAGGGACTGGATTTTGTGCCCGGCACCGACGAGCTGTGGGTAACGGTAAACAACCGCGACAATGTAGCCTATCCGTTAAAGGACGCTACCGGCAACTACGGCAAAGTGGTGCAAAGCTACGTGGATAATAATCCGCCAGAGGCATTTACGCTTGTACGGGATGGAGGCAACTATGGCTGGCCTTTCTGCAACCCGGATGCCCGTCAGGGAAAGGATAATATGCCCTACATCAATGATGTGCAGCTAAACCCTGACAATACGGTGGATTGTAACGGTATGACGCGCATCAGCAAGGGCATTCAGGCACACACGGCGCCACTGGGGTTGCTGTTTACGCAGAACACCGCGATGCCGCAGCCTTACCGCAACGGAGCACTCATCGCCCTGCATGGCTCCTGGAACCGCTCTAAAGCTACGGGTTACAAAGTGATCTACTTTCCGTGGCAGAACGGAAAACCCGGTGAGCAGGTAGATTTGGTCAGCGGTTTCCTCAACAGCGACTCCACCGAAGCCTACGCCCGCCCTGTAGACATTACCGTGGGGCCCGATGGAGGTTTATTTATCTCGGATGATAAGGCACATGTGGTGTACAAACTTTCCTATACCGGGCCGTTGTCATCAGCAGCTAAAGCGCAGTTGGAGCGCGCCGTGAAAGTATATCCGGTACCAGCCAAAGGCAACATCAAACTGCAGGTAAACGGCCTGAAGAAGCCGGAAGTACGCTTTATACTGACCAATGCCCAATCGGCCACGGTGCTGGACGTAACACAGCAGCTAAGTGGCGGAGGAAACAGCATAGAGCTGCAAACAGAGCACCTCGCGCCCGGTGTGTACTTCCTTAGCGTTGTTTCAGAAAATACACGGGTTGTACGGCGGGTGGTGCTGCAGTAG
- a CDS encoding efflux RND transporter periplasmic adaptor subunit, with product MDRELSAATKQAQKKKRLWQIGVAIALVLVAVLGFRSLLVPGIARSDIRTATVSRGLVAATLTASGVVVPEHELVLTSPIQARIEQVVRSTGAQVQAGDQVLLLDRSFTQLAYDKMKDEQQLNQHKSVQLRLQLEKKLNGLESELAIKRMHVKSLQARLEDEQYLLKIGGGTLEQVKQAELNLKIAQRELAQLERDIASERKLLKADEQELGFTLAMNGRSLEELERKMQQAEVRASSPGVVTWVNSEVGSNVNAGEVIARLADLSSFRVQATISDAFAEQLHLGDATTVRVNETNLAGTISSINPTVSNGTITFYVALSEEAHQVLRPSLRVEVFVTTATKPNTLRVKNGPYFNSASEDQVFVLRGDELIRTPAKVGVSNSDFVELETGVQPGDVVVVSEMKEFQHMEKVKLK from the coding sequence ATGGATCGCGAATTATCAGCCGCTACCAAACAAGCTCAAAAGAAAAAGCGCCTCTGGCAAATAGGGGTAGCGATAGCCCTGGTACTTGTAGCTGTGCTAGGTTTCAGGAGCCTGCTAGTGCCGGGTATTGCGCGCAGCGATATTCGAACGGCCACTGTGTCCCGTGGATTGGTGGCTGCTACGCTCACTGCATCAGGCGTAGTGGTGCCGGAGCATGAGTTGGTGCTCACCAGCCCTATACAGGCGCGCATTGAGCAGGTGGTGCGCAGCACAGGTGCACAGGTGCAGGCTGGCGACCAGGTGCTCCTCCTCGACCGCTCCTTCACCCAACTCGCTTACGACAAAATGAAAGACGAGCAGCAGCTGAACCAGCACAAAAGCGTGCAGCTGCGCCTGCAACTGGAAAAGAAACTCAATGGCCTGGAATCGGAACTGGCTATTAAGCGCATGCACGTGAAAAGCCTGCAGGCGCGGCTGGAAGATGAGCAATACCTGCTAAAGATAGGCGGTGGCACACTGGAGCAGGTAAAGCAGGCTGAACTGAACCTGAAGATTGCGCAGCGGGAGCTGGCGCAGCTAGAGCGTGACATTGCCAGTGAACGAAAGCTCCTGAAAGCGGATGAGCAGGAACTGGGCTTCACGCTGGCGATGAACGGCCGCTCGCTGGAGGAGCTGGAGCGCAAAATGCAGCAGGCAGAGGTGCGTGCTTCCAGCCCTGGGGTGGTCACGTGGGTAAACAGCGAAGTGGGCAGCAACGTGAACGCTGGCGAAGTAATCGCGCGGCTAGCTGACCTCAGCAGTTTCCGGGTGCAGGCTACCATATCGGATGCTTTTGCAGAGCAGCTGCACTTAGGCGACGCAACCACTGTGCGTGTCAATGAAACGAACCTGGCAGGTACCATCTCATCCATCAACCCCACCGTCAGCAACGGCACTATCACCTTTTATGTGGCCCTTTCAGAAGAGGCGCACCAGGTGCTGCGGCCGAGCCTGCGCGTGGAGGTGTTTGTTACGACCGCCACCAAGCCTAATACGCTGCGGGTAAAGAACGGGCCATACTTCAACAGCGCCTCAGAAGACCAGGTGTTCGTGCTGCGTGGAGATGAACTCATCCGCACGCCTGCCAAAGTTGGGGTAAGCAACAGCGATTTCGTGGAATTGGAAACAGGCGTGCAGCCAGGAGATGTGGTGGTGGTCTCAGAGATGAAGGAATTCCAGCACATGGAAAAAGTAAAGCTGAAATGA
- a CDS encoding alanine racemase, with translation MRITIPTLLLDKDKAKRNIRRMADKAKRNSVRLRPHFKTHQSAQVGEWFREVGVEAITVSSVRMARYFANHGWKEIMVAFPVNVLEMESINELAGRIKLHLVAVNEDTVAVLANQLQHPVHLSLKIDTGYRRTGILATNYEELDSIMQQVQGQEKLLFEGFVVHDGHTYKQTDVDAIQTIHNTSVYQLQQLRDRYKSRFPNLQLSIGDTPSCSIIETLSGVDEIRPGNYVFYDLTQQRIGSCSFDDIAVCMACPVVAMHPERGEIILYGGSVHFSKDVLLQENGSTVYGRVVEFASNGWSAPQEGIEVVSLSQEHGVVKASPEQFSKYKIGDLMGVLPVHSCLTANLMQGYTTTDGAQLEHLTGLPQRELIF, from the coding sequence ATGAGAATTACGATACCCACACTACTACTAGATAAGGATAAGGCAAAGCGCAACATTCGCCGCATGGCTGACAAGGCTAAACGAAACAGCGTGCGGTTGCGCCCACACTTCAAGACGCACCAGTCGGCACAGGTGGGCGAGTGGTTCCGCGAAGTGGGGGTAGAGGCGATTACGGTATCTTCGGTGCGCATGGCCCGCTACTTCGCCAACCACGGCTGGAAAGAAATTATGGTGGCTTTCCCGGTGAACGTGCTGGAAATGGAAAGCATAAATGAGCTTGCTGGCCGCATAAAACTGCACCTGGTGGCAGTAAACGAGGATACGGTGGCCGTGCTGGCGAATCAGTTGCAGCACCCGGTGCACCTGTCGCTCAAAATAGACACGGGCTACCGCCGCACGGGTATCCTGGCCACTAACTACGAGGAACTGGACAGTATCATGCAGCAAGTGCAGGGGCAGGAAAAGCTGCTGTTCGAGGGGTTTGTGGTGCACGACGGGCACACCTACAAGCAAACGGATGTAGACGCCATTCAAACCATCCACAATACCTCGGTGTATCAACTGCAGCAGCTGCGCGACCGCTATAAGTCCCGGTTCCCGAACCTGCAGCTCTCCATTGGCGATACGCCCTCCTGCAGCATCATCGAAACACTAAGTGGGGTGGATGAGATACGCCCGGGCAACTACGTTTTTTACGACCTCACGCAGCAGCGCATCGGCTCCTGCAGTTTTGATGATATTGCCGTTTGCATGGCCTGCCCGGTTGTGGCAATGCACCCGGAGCGGGGCGAAATTATACTTTACGGCGGCAGTGTTCACTTCTCGAAAGACGTGCTGCTGCAGGAAAACGGCTCTACGGTGTATGGTCGTGTTGTTGAGTTTGCCAGCAACGGCTGGTCTGCACCGCAGGAAGGCATCGAGGTGGTGTCGCTGTCGCAGGAGCATGGCGTGGTGAAGGCCTCGCCGGAGCAGTTTTCCAAGTATAAAATAGGCGATCTGATGGGCGTGTTGCCGGTTCATTCCTGCCTCACTGCCAACCTGATGCAAGGCTACACCACCACCGACGGAGCGCAACTTGAGCACCTGACGGGCCTGCCGCAGCGGGAACTCATTTTTTAA